From the genome of Anaerolineae bacterium, one region includes:
- a CDS encoding transglycosylase domain-containing protein has protein sequence MDASRRLAIYRRQRRRDHSGTAVLMLKIVAGVLILGLLVNVGVVLAAVGAAAGVYTYFAQSLPDPEQVQVVREEFETTKIYDRTGQHLLYEVFDPRPHRGDRTYVPLSEIPLVVQQATIALEDRSFYENPGVNIRGLARAFWNNLRGLPIQGGSSITQQLVKHVFIPPEERYQRSYARKLKEAILAVEISRRYPGKAGKDQILEWYLNYIYYGNFAYGVEAAAQVYFGKSIRDVNLAEAAMLAALPQYPALNPIDNPEQAKRRQKVVLDAMVEAGYITREQADQAYAQELTIRPSLETRFTAMEAPHFALWVRKQLEKEFGPDMVYGGGLRVYTTLDLDLQHKVEEIARAHIKSLQEDKQYNRNVSNAAVVVIRPRTGEILAMMGSLDYNNKDIDGQVNMALAPRQPGSAFKPFTYLTLFSQGYTAAQMVMDVRTAFPDPPNPDYVPENYDRKYHGPVRLRNALANSYNIPAVWALSKAGVKNVIDLAHRMGITTLRGDQYGLSLTLGGGEVTLLDMTYAFSVLANGGVMIGEPVPEDEREPGFRELNPVAILRVEDRHGNVLKSFEQPQSRSILPPALAYLVTDILADNQARIPAFGVNNKLHLKDRPAAAKTGTTNDWRDAWTVGYTPQYAAGVWVGNANNEPMDHVPGSLGAAPIWQAVMEYLHEGLPVEQFMRPPGLVEKEVCSVSGMLPTEYCPHRVKELFIEGTEPTQYCTVHQMFRVNKETGKLATVYTPPELVEERVYEIYPPEAADWVRENNIPQPPTVYDDAYGPAPATGDVAIIEPAPYAYISKGVAIIGNAKGPNFKMWRLEFGRGLNPTSWSQIGGDRYDAVDHGPLEFWDVSGLEDGLYTLQLRVVRQDGSVQDAPIQVTVDNTPPTVELTHPSDGDVYIKEDDEWVSIQADAVDNVFMDRVEFFLDDELVGTSTVSPYNFKWTIAMSDTIPIPGLVITHVEPITDPVTGAVIGEQVITDTEVIQEELPGIGVRYTQWFSNGRGIISDTLGYTETHVIHVVAYDGAGNKAESEKVRIYVMHKPKKDEKPKTSMMIWPEVAYLREDRPAWTQLRRLPPT, from the coding sequence TCGCAGGTTAGCGATATATCGGCGTCAGCGCCGGCGAGACCACAGCGGCACCGCCGTGTTGATGCTGAAAATCGTGGCCGGCGTGCTGATCCTTGGATTGCTGGTGAATGTGGGCGTAGTGCTGGCCGCCGTGGGGGCGGCCGCCGGCGTCTATACCTACTTTGCCCAGAGCCTGCCCGACCCGGAGCAGGTCCAGGTGGTGCGGGAGGAGTTCGAGACCACGAAAATCTACGACCGCACCGGTCAGCATCTGCTGTATGAGGTCTTTGACCCTCGGCCGCATCGGGGCGACCGCACCTACGTGCCGCTCTCGGAGATCCCATTGGTGGTCCAGCAGGCCACCATCGCGCTGGAGGACCGCAGTTTCTACGAGAACCCGGGCGTCAATATCCGGGGCCTGGCGAGGGCCTTCTGGAACAACCTGCGCGGCCTGCCTATTCAGGGCGGCAGCTCTATCACCCAGCAGTTGGTCAAACACGTGTTCATCCCTCCCGAAGAGCGCTACCAGCGTTCGTACGCCCGCAAGCTTAAGGAAGCCATTCTCGCCGTGGAGATATCTCGGCGCTATCCGGGTAAGGCCGGCAAGGATCAGATCCTGGAGTGGTACCTGAACTACATCTACTACGGCAACTTCGCCTACGGCGTCGAGGCCGCCGCCCAGGTCTATTTCGGCAAGTCCATCCGCGATGTCAACCTGGCGGAAGCGGCCATGCTGGCGGCCCTGCCCCAATATCCAGCACTGAACCCCATTGACAATCCGGAGCAGGCCAAACGCCGGCAAAAGGTGGTGTTGGACGCCATGGTGGAGGCCGGCTATATCACCCGCGAGCAGGCTGACCAAGCCTATGCCCAGGAATTGACCATCCGGCCGTCCCTGGAAACCCGCTTTACCGCCATGGAAGCGCCCCATTTCGCCCTCTGGGTGCGCAAACAGTTGGAAAAGGAATTCGGACCGGATATGGTGTACGGCGGCGGTCTGCGGGTCTACACCACTCTGGACCTGGACCTTCAGCACAAGGTCGAGGAAATTGCCCGTGCCCATATCAAGTCCCTGCAGGAAGACAAGCAGTACAACCGCAACGTTTCCAACGCCGCGGTGGTGGTCATCCGGCCGCGCACCGGCGAAATCCTGGCTATGATGGGAAGCCTGGACTACAACAACAAGGATATTGACGGGCAGGTGAACATGGCGCTGGCCCCGCGCCAGCCCGGCTCCGCCTTCAAGCCCTTCACCTATCTGACCCTGTTCTCCCAGGGCTATACCGCCGCGCAGATGGTCATGGATGTGCGCACCGCCTTTCCCGACCCGCCCAACCCCGACTATGTGCCGGAGAACTACGACCGCAAGTATCACGGCCCGGTGCGCCTGCGCAATGCCCTGGCCAATTCGTACAACATCCCGGCAGTCTGGGCGTTGAGCAAGGCCGGCGTCAAAAACGTCATTGATCTGGCGCACCGCATGGGCATCACCACCCTGCGGGGCGACCAGTATGGCCTGAGCCTGACCCTGGGCGGCGGGGAGGTCACCCTGCTGGATATGACCTATGCCTTCAGCGTGCTGGCCAACGGCGGGGTGATGATTGGGGAACCCGTGCCGGAAGATGAGCGGGAGCCTGGCTTTCGTGAACTGAACCCGGTGGCCATCCTGCGGGTGGAGGACCGCCACGGCAATGTGCTCAAGTCCTTCGAACAGCCGCAGTCGCGCTCCATCCTGCCGCCGGCCCTCGCCTACCTGGTCACGGATATCCTGGCGGATAATCAAGCTCGCATCCCGGCCTTCGGCGTGAACAACAAGCTTCACCTGAAAGACCGGCCGGCGGCCGCCAAGACCGGCACCACCAACGACTGGCGCGATGCCTGGACTGTCGGTTATACCCCCCAGTATGCCGCCGGCGTGTGGGTCGGCAACGCCAACAATGAGCCCATGGACCACGTCCCCGGCTCCCTGGGCGCCGCCCCCATCTGGCAGGCGGTGATGGAGTATCTGCATGAGGGTCTGCCGGTGGAGCAGTTCATGCGTCCGCCGGGATTGGTGGAGAAGGAGGTGTGCTCCGTCTCGGGCATGTTGCCCACCGAGTACTGTCCGCATCGTGTCAAGGAGCTGTTCATCGAAGGCACTGAGCCGACCCAGTACTGCACCGTGCATCAAATGTTCCGCGTGAACAAGGAGACCGGCAAGCTGGCGACGGTCTATACGCCGCCCGAGCTGGTGGAGGAGCGGGTGTACGAGATCTACCCGCCCGAGGCGGCAGACTGGGTGCGGGAGAACAATATCCCTCAGCCGCCCACGGTGTACGACGACGCGTATGGGCCGGCGCCGGCGACCGGCGATGTGGCGATCATCGAGCCGGCACCGTACGCCTATATCAGCAAGGGCGTGGCCATCATCGGGAACGCCAAAGGTCCGAACTTTAAAATGTGGCGCCTGGAGTTCGGCCGGGGGCTGAATCCCACCTCCTGGAGCCAGATCGGCGGCGACCGCTACGACGCCGTGGACCACGGCCCGCTGGAGTTCTGGGACGTGAGCGGATTGGAAGACGGCCTGTACACCCTGCAGTTGCGCGTGGTGCGGCAGGACGGCAGTGTGCAGGACGCGCCCATCCAGGTCACCGTGGACAATACGCCGCCCACAGTGGAGCTGACGCATCCGAGCGACGGCGACGTGTACATCAAGGAAGATGATGAGTGGGTCAGCATCCAGGCCGATGCCGTGGATAATGTCTTCATGGATCGGGTGGAGTTCTTCCTGGACGACGAGCTGGTGGGGACCAGCACGGTGTCACCATACAATTTCAAGTGGACCATTGCCATGTCCGATACCATTCCCATTCCCGGGCTGGTGATCACCCATGTGGAGCCGATCACTGACCCGGTGACAGGGGCGGTCATCGGCGAGCAGGTGATCACCGACACCGAGGTCATCCAAGAGGAACTGCCCGGCATCGGGGTGCGCTACACCCAGTGGTTCTCCAATGGACGCGGCATCATCTCCGACACACTGGGCTACACCGAGACGCACGTCATCCATGTGGTGGCCTATGACGGCGCCGGCAACAAGGCGGAGAGCGAGAAGGTCCGCATCTATGTGATGCATAAGCCGAAAAAGGACGAGAAGCCGAAGACCAGCATGATGATCTGGCCGGAGGTGGCATACTTACGGGAAGACCGGCCGGCGTGGACACAGCTTCGACGTCTGCCCCCGACGTGA